A stretch of Candidatus Rokuibacteriota bacterium DNA encodes these proteins:
- a CDS encoding benzoate-CoA ligase family protein, which translates to MALSSFQVPESFNAASFFVDRHVEEGRGGRVAFHYEETTLTYGALQELVNRTGNALLALGVEREQRVLALLLDSPEFLGTFWGAIKAGVVPVPVNTMMRAQDYFYFLNDSRAKVLVVSEALLSVVEPVLGQARYLKHVVVAGKPSGTALGFEALVGRQSARLEAADTSKDDAAFWLYSSGSTGFPKGAVHLQHDMVVCADTYALQVLGMTEADRTVSAAKLFFAYGLGNNMYFPMRVGGQGVLYPHRPLPEAMFEVIHRHRPTLFFGVPTLYAAMLQVKEAEKRWDLSSLRHCVSAGEALPEELYRRWQERFGVEVLDGIGTTEILHIFLSNRPGMSRPGSTGLAVPGYEAALVDDEGQAVPRGEIGNLRVKGDSIMAYYWNKHEKTTRTLYGPWIETGDKYYQDPDGYFWYCGRGDDMLKVGGIWVSPVEVENTLVGHPAVLEAAVVGQEDEQRLVKPKAFVVLKDGQSPSPALEADLKAFVKDKIAPYKYPRWIEFVSELPKTATGKIQRFKLRT; encoded by the coding sequence ATGGCGCTCTCGTCGTTTCAGGTGCCGGAGTCGTTCAATGCGGCGTCGTTCTTCGTGGACCGTCACGTGGAGGAGGGGCGGGGCGGGCGGGTCGCCTTTCACTACGAGGAGACGACCCTCACCTACGGAGCGCTCCAGGAGCTGGTGAACCGCACCGGCAACGCGCTGCTCGCGCTGGGGGTGGAGCGGGAGCAGCGGGTGCTGGCCCTGCTGCTGGACTCGCCCGAGTTCCTGGGGACGTTCTGGGGGGCGATCAAGGCCGGCGTCGTGCCCGTCCCGGTGAACACGATGATGCGGGCCCAGGACTATTTCTACTTCCTCAACGACAGCCGGGCGAAGGTGCTCGTGGTGTCCGAGGCGCTCCTGTCCGTGGTCGAGCCGGTCCTGGGGCAGGCCCGCTACCTGAAGCACGTGGTGGTGGCGGGGAAGCCCTCGGGCACGGCGCTGGGCTTCGAGGCGCTGGTGGGGCGGCAGTCGGCGCGGCTGGAGGCGGCCGACACGTCGAAGGACGACGCGGCGTTCTGGCTCTACTCCTCGGGCTCCACGGGGTTCCCGAAGGGTGCGGTGCATCTGCAGCACGACATGGTGGTCTGCGCGGACACCTACGCGCTGCAGGTGCTCGGCATGACCGAGGCCGACCGCACGGTTTCGGCGGCCAAGCTCTTCTTCGCGTACGGCCTGGGCAACAACATGTACTTCCCGATGCGGGTGGGGGGGCAGGGCGTGCTCTACCCGCATCGGCCGCTGCCCGAGGCCATGTTCGAGGTGATCCACCGGCACCGTCCGACGCTCTTCTTCGGGGTGCCGACGCTCTACGCGGCGATGCTGCAGGTGAAGGAGGCCGAGAAGCGCTGGGATCTCTCCTCGCTCCGGCACTGCGTGTCGGCGGGGGAGGCGCTGCCGGAGGAGCTGTACCGCCGCTGGCAGGAGCGGTTCGGGGTGGAGGTTCTGGACGGGATCGGGACGACGGAGATCCTGCACATCTTCCTGTCGAACCGGCCGGGGATGTCGCGGCCCGGCTCCACGGGGCTCGCCGTGCCCGGCTACGAGGCGGCGCTCGTGGACGACGAGGGGCAGGCGGTCCCGAGGGGCGAGATTGGCAACCTCCGCGTGAAGGGCGACTCGATCATGGCGTACTACTGGAACAAGCACGAGAAGACCACGCGCACGCTGTACGGGCCCTGGATCGAGACGGGGGACAAGTACTATCAGGACCCGGACGGCTACTTCTGGTACTGCGGGCGCGGCGACGACATGCTCAAGGTGGGGGGCATCTGGGTCTCGCCGGTGGAGGTCGAGAACACGCTCGTGGGGCATCCGGCCGTGCTGGAGGCGGCCGTCGTGGGCCAGGAGGACGAGCAGCGGCTGGTCAAGCCGAAGGCCTTCGTGGTGCTCAAGGACGGGCAGTCGCCGTCGCCGGCGCTGGAGGCCGACCTCAAGGCCTTCGTGAAGGACAAGATCGCCCCGTACAAGTATCCGCGGTGGATCGAGTTCGTGAGCGAGCTGCCGAAGACCGCCACGGGCAAGATCCAGCGCTTCAAGCTCCGCACGTGA
- the boxB gene encoding benzoyl-CoA 2,3-epoxidase subunit BoxB, which translates to MAGIDYTERIPNNVNLGENRRLQRALEEWHPKFLGWWQDMGPAGFQAKEVYLRTAVSVDAQGWARFGYVRMPEYRWGIFLAEPERGRLISFGDHKGQPAWQEVPGEYRGALRRLIVTQGDTEPASVEQQRHLGRTCPSLYDLRNLFQVNVEEGRHLWAMVYLLDAHFGRDGREESEGLLQRRSGDADRPRILGAFNEKTPDWLSLFMFAFFTDRDGKYQLASLAESGFDPLSRTCRFMLTEEAHHMFVGEMGVQRVVQRTCELMRQHRTDDVRRHGGIDLPTLQRYLNFHCSVSLDLFGSEISTNAANFYTQGLKGRFEETKKADDHRLTEATYPVIGLSGDRIATREEPALTALNERLRDDYIADCQRGVDRWNKVIREHGIDFALRLPHRGFHRAIGSFAEAKLSPDGQLLTEAEWDARHGDWLPTEQDRAWVQGLMQPVTEPGRFANWIAPPARGINGQPVDFEYVRLG; encoded by the coding sequence ATGGCCGGCATCGACTACACGGAGCGCATCCCCAACAACGTCAACCTGGGCGAGAACCGCCGGCTCCAGCGCGCCCTCGAGGAGTGGCATCCGAAATTCCTCGGGTGGTGGCAAGACATGGGCCCGGCGGGCTTCCAGGCGAAGGAGGTCTACCTGCGCACGGCCGTGAGCGTGGATGCGCAGGGCTGGGCGAGGTTCGGATACGTCCGGATGCCGGAGTACCGCTGGGGGATCTTCCTGGCCGAGCCCGAGCGCGGCCGGCTCATCAGCTTCGGCGACCACAAGGGGCAGCCGGCCTGGCAGGAGGTGCCGGGCGAGTACCGCGGCGCCCTCCGGCGGCTCATCGTCACCCAGGGCGACACCGAGCCTGCCTCCGTGGAGCAGCAGCGGCATCTGGGCCGCACCTGCCCCTCGCTCTACGACCTGCGGAACCTCTTCCAGGTCAACGTCGAGGAAGGCCGCCACCTGTGGGCCATGGTCTACCTGCTCGACGCCCACTTCGGCAGGGACGGCCGCGAGGAGTCCGAGGGGCTGCTCCAGCGACGGTCGGGGGATGCCGACCGGCCGCGCATCCTGGGGGCCTTCAACGAGAAGACGCCGGACTGGCTGTCCCTCTTCATGTTCGCCTTCTTCACCGACCGGGACGGCAAGTACCAGCTGGCGAGCCTGGCCGAGAGCGGCTTCGATCCCCTCTCACGCACCTGCCGGTTCATGCTCACGGAGGAAGCGCATCACATGTTCGTGGGGGAGATGGGGGTTCAGCGCGTGGTGCAGCGGACCTGCGAGCTGATGCGTCAGCACCGGACGGATGACGTGCGCCGCCACGGCGGCATCGACCTCCCGACGCTGCAGAGGTACCTGAACTTCCACTGCTCGGTGTCGCTCGACCTCTTCGGCTCGGAGATCTCCACCAACGCCGCGAACTTCTACACGCAGGGGCTCAAGGGGCGCTTCGAGGAGACGAAGAAGGCCGACGACCACCGGCTCACCGAGGCGACCTATCCGGTGATCGGGCTCAGCGGCGATCGCATCGCGACGCGGGAGGAGCCGGCGCTCACCGCGCTCAACGAGCGGTTGCGCGACGACTACATCGCCGACTGCCAGCGCGGGGTGGACCGGTGGAACAAGGTCATCCGCGAGCATGGCATCGACTTCGCGCTCAGGCTGCCCCACCGCGGTTTCCACCGCGCCATCGGTTCCTTCGCCGAGGCGAAGCTGTCGCCCGACGGCCAGCTCCTCACCGAGGCCGAGTGGGATGCGCGGCACGGTGACTGGCTGCCCACGGAGCAGGACCGTGCCTGGGTGCAGGGCCTCATGCAGCCCGTCACCGAGCCCGGCCGCTTCGCCAACTGGATCGCCCCGCCGGCTCGCGGCATCAACGGCCAGCCAGTGGACTTCGAGTATGTCCGTCTCGGCTGA
- a CDS encoding benzoyl-CoA-dihydrodiol lyase, with amino-acid sequence MTDSAPTPAPVDFRTEPARYRHWKLGIEGRVATLAMDVQEDAGLRPGYDLKLNSYDLGVDVELYDAVQRLRFEHPEVGAVILTSRKERIFCAGANIRMLGQSSHGWKVNFCKFTNETRNAIEEATAESRQAWLCAVNGSCAGGGYELALATDWIVMADDGTTSVALPELPLLAVLPGTGGLTRLVDKRKVRRDRADFFCTVEEGIKGKRAVEWGLVDEVVPRSRLEDTVRQRAAERAATSDRPAGARGILLTPLARRIEGDRIRYGSVACAIDRGRGLAEITVQGPDAAPPGDAAGIHALGSDFWPLRVARELDDLILHLRTNEEEIGVWVFRAAGDADLVEAHDRLLVAEQGDWLVREIRLYLKRTLKRIDVSSRSVFALIEPGSCFAGTLLELALAADRSYMLAGSLAGDEHPPATVRLGEVNFGAYPMSNGLTRLASRFLGEPARVEELRERMGKALDAAGAAEAGLVTFTPDEIDWADEVRIALEERAAFSPDALTGMEASLRFAGPETLETKIFSRLSAWQNWIFQRPNAVGPRGALHVYGTGQRSEFDRRRV; translated from the coding sequence ATGACTGACAGCGCCCCCACGCCCGCTCCGGTCGACTTCCGCACCGAGCCCGCGCGCTACCGGCACTGGAAGCTCGGCATCGAGGGGCGTGTGGCCACGCTCGCCATGGACGTGCAGGAGGACGCGGGGCTCCGGCCCGGCTACGACCTCAAGCTCAACTCCTATGATCTCGGGGTGGACGTCGAGCTCTACGACGCCGTGCAGCGGCTGCGCTTCGAGCACCCGGAGGTCGGGGCGGTGATCCTCACCTCGAGGAAGGAACGGATCTTCTGCGCCGGCGCCAACATCCGCATGCTGGGGCAGTCCTCGCATGGATGGAAGGTGAACTTCTGCAAGTTCACCAACGAGACGCGCAATGCCATCGAGGAGGCGACGGCGGAGTCCCGTCAGGCCTGGCTCTGTGCCGTCAACGGCTCCTGCGCCGGCGGCGGCTACGAGCTGGCGCTCGCCACCGACTGGATCGTGATGGCCGACGACGGCACGACCTCGGTGGCGCTTCCCGAGCTGCCGCTCCTGGCCGTGCTGCCGGGCACCGGCGGGCTGACGCGCCTGGTGGACAAGCGGAAGGTGCGCCGCGACCGCGCCGACTTCTTCTGCACGGTGGAGGAGGGGATCAAGGGGAAGCGGGCGGTGGAGTGGGGGCTGGTGGACGAGGTGGTGCCCCGCTCGCGGCTCGAGGACACCGTGAGGCAGCGCGCCGCCGAGCGAGCCGCCACCAGCGATCGGCCGGCCGGGGCCAGGGGCATCCTGCTCACCCCGCTCGCCAGGAGGATCGAGGGCGACAGGATCCGCTACGGCTCAGTCGCCTGCGCCATCGACCGGGGGCGCGGGCTCGCCGAGATCACCGTCCAGGGGCCGGACGCCGCCCCGCCTGGCGACGCGGCCGGGATCCACGCGCTGGGCTCGGACTTCTGGCCGCTCCGCGTGGCGCGCGAGCTGGACGACCTCATCCTCCACCTGCGTACCAACGAGGAGGAGATCGGCGTGTGGGTGTTCCGCGCGGCCGGGGACGCCGACCTCGTCGAGGCTCATGACCGCCTCCTCGTGGCGGAGCAGGGCGACTGGCTCGTGCGCGAGATCCGCCTCTATCTCAAGCGCACGCTCAAGCGTATCGACGTCTCCTCCCGCTCCGTCTTCGCCCTCATCGAGCCCGGCTCGTGCTTCGCCGGCACGCTGCTGGAGCTGGCGCTGGCGGCCGACCGCTCCTACATGCTCGCCGGCAGCCTCGCCGGGGACGAGCACCCACCCGCCACGGTGCGGCTCGGGGAGGTGAACTTCGGCGCCTACCCGATGAGCAACGGGCTCACGCGCCTCGCCAGCCGCTTCCTGGGCGAGCCCGCCCGCGTGGAGGAGCTGCGGGAGCGAATGGGCAAGGCGCTGGACGCCGCGGGGGCGGCCGAGGCCGGCCTCGTCACCTTCACCCCCGACGAGATCGACTGGGCGGACGAGGTCCGCATCGCCCTCGAGGAGCGCGCGGCCTTCTCCCCCGATGCGCTCACCGGCATGGAGGCCTCGCTCCGCTTCGCGGGTCCGGAGACGCTCGAGACGAAGATCTTCTCCCGGCTGTCGGCCTGGCAGAACTGGATCTTCCAGCGCCCGAATGCGGTGGGCCCCCGGGGCGCGCTCCACGTGTATGGCACGGGCCAGCGCAGCGAGTTCGACCGGAGGAGGGTCTGA
- a CDS encoding cupin domain-containing protein translates to MALGPRIKALRSERALQQRQLAEKAGLTPSLLSQIESGRLTPSLHTLGKLAGALGVSIASLFEATPHGRLHVTRKAQYPVVSFDGSSEKWHVLGAGLFQGKIRAVISTLGPRARGVKTDKVILDPGQMKLFYVLEGRVGLRYNGETHELEAGDSAYLDGGTPHGWENLGTRPAKALWVILG, encoded by the coding sequence ATGGCGCTGGGGCCTCGGATCAAGGCCCTCCGCAGCGAGCGCGCGCTGCAGCAGCGACAGCTGGCCGAGAAGGCCGGGCTCACCCCGAGCCTCCTGTCGCAGATCGAGTCCGGACGCCTCACGCCCTCGCTCCACACGCTGGGCAAGCTGGCCGGGGCGCTGGGGGTCTCGATCGCCTCGCTCTTCGAGGCCACCCCCCACGGACGGCTCCACGTCACCCGCAAGGCGCAGTACCCCGTGGTGTCCTTCGACGGCAGCTCGGAGAAGTGGCACGTCCTCGGCGCCGGCCTCTTCCAGGGGAAGATCCGCGCGGTGATCTCGACGCTCGGCCCCCGGGCCCGGGGGGTGAAGACCGACAAGGTCATCCTCGATCCGGGGCAGATGAAGCTCTTCTACGTCCTCGAGGGAAGAGTGGGGCTCCGCTACAATGGCGAGACCCACGAGCTGGAGGCGGGGGACAGCGCCTATCTCGACGGCGGCACGCCGCATGGCTGGGAGAACCTCGGGACGCGGCCGGCCAAGGCCCTGTGGGTCATCCTCGGATGA
- a CDS encoding FAD binding domain-containing protein, giving the protein MMRLPPFRYLTPVSVADAVKILAAHGPGAMLVAGGTDLYPNMKRRQFEPTVLVGLRGLRELSGVRGSAGAGVSIGAGTTLTAVSRHAEIAAAYPALAAAAGVVSTPQLRNAGTLGGNLCVDTRCNYYNQSHAWRQAVGFCMKKDGDICLVAPASPRCWAVSSSDTAPVLWGLGASVRLVGPAGERVIPVSELYRDDGMRPLTRRPDEVLTEVLLPPADGLRSEYLKLRRRGSFDFPILGVAVALAMDGGTVRRGRIVLGAVASQPREAVEAARLLEGERLSAGLIDRVAEAASRLAKPLDNTDLTHPYRKKMVRVFVRRALRRLAGLPAGPDGEGPGRAFEELGS; this is encoded by the coding sequence ATGATGCGTCTGCCTCCGTTCAGGTATCTCACGCCGGTCTCGGTGGCCGACGCGGTCAAGATCCTCGCCGCGCACGGGCCCGGGGCCATGCTCGTGGCAGGAGGCACCGATCTCTACCCGAACATGAAGCGCCGCCAGTTCGAGCCGACCGTGCTCGTCGGGCTGCGCGGCCTGCGCGAGCTGTCGGGCGTGCGCGGGTCCGCCGGAGCCGGGGTCAGCATTGGCGCCGGCACCACGCTCACCGCCGTGTCGCGACACGCGGAGATCGCCGCCGCCTATCCCGCGCTGGCGGCGGCGGCGGGGGTCGTCTCGACTCCACAGCTCCGCAACGCCGGCACTCTCGGGGGCAATCTCTGCGTGGACACCCGCTGCAACTACTACAACCAGTCCCATGCGTGGCGGCAGGCTGTCGGCTTCTGCATGAAGAAGGATGGCGACATCTGCCTCGTGGCGCCGGCCAGCCCACGCTGCTGGGCGGTGTCCTCGTCAGACACGGCCCCCGTGCTGTGGGGCCTCGGCGCCAGCGTGAGGCTGGTGGGTCCGGCGGGAGAGCGCGTCATCCCTGTCTCCGAGCTCTACCGGGACGACGGCATGCGCCCGCTGACGCGGCGGCCCGACGAGGTCCTGACCGAGGTCCTGCTGCCGCCGGCCGACGGGCTGCGCTCCGAGTACCTGAAGCTCAGGCGTCGCGGCTCCTTCGACTTCCCCATCCTGGGCGTGGCCGTCGCGCTCGCCATGGACGGAGGAACCGTGCGCCGGGGGCGTATCGTGCTCGGCGCCGTGGCCTCCCAGCCGCGTGAGGCCGTGGAGGCGGCGCGGCTCCTCGAGGGGGAACGGCTGTCTGCCGGGCTCATCGACCGGGTGGCCGAGGCGGCCTCGCGGCTCGCCAAGCCGCTCGACAACACAGACCTCACGCATCCGTACCGGAAGAAGATGGTGCGGGTCTTCGTCCGCCGCGCGCTGCGGCGGCTGGCCGGGCTCCCCGCCGGCCCGGACGGCGAGGGCCCGGGCCGCGCCTTCGAGGAGCTCGGCTCGTGA
- a CDS encoding molybdopterin-dependent oxidoreductase, whose translation MSKHGFSVVGQARPKIDAWAKVTGETRYADDIALPRMAYGRLLRSPHPHALIRRIDTSRARALPGVYAVITGRDFPPGKYGILPVSQDEEALCVEKVRMVGDAVAAVAAVDEETAERALRLIEVRYEVLPPLMSIEDSLAHPEVRIQEYGDGPNVHKAVALQFGDVEAAFRQAALVREDVFYFEGNTHLPMEEHCAVAHWGPDGKLTLWSSTQSPHYVHRLLEKILDVPRAHIRVIAAPVGGGFGGKTDPFSHELAACKLSEVSGRPVKIALTREEVFYCHRGRHPVLMWIKTGFRKDGAITGMHFRSWLDGGAYGSYGVASTFYTGVLQTVTYKVPVYRFEGARIFTNKPPCGPKRGHGTPQPRFALECQLDKAAEQLGLDPAEMRRRNAAEPFTKTANHLTVTTTGLVECIDRVVEASGWREKHGRLPRGRGIGLACSSYLTGAGTAIYWNDMPHSGVVVKADRGGGVAVLSGTTDIGQGSDSVLAYLVAEVLGIEPKDIRVHPADTDLTPVDLGSYSSRVTLMAGNAAIQAAERLRARLFEAAAKKLGVTVSDMAARDRRVFVRDEEDRGMSFAEAVVLAESMHGVLAFPGSYAPPKRAGKYKGGGVGPSPCYSYSACVVEVDVDAETGEVRPREVWVAHDVGRALNPLLVEGQVEGSIYMGLGEVLMEEQVFRKGVHKIPSLLDYKSPTSLDMPEVHTILVETDDPEGPFGAKEAGQGPLLPVIPAVANAVYDAVGVRVDETPITPDKVVRGLELGRQGKPARVGPERLPVFTFPEPRAVESAFGQPADSVAERPFAS comes from the coding sequence ATGAGCAAGCACGGCTTCTCCGTCGTCGGGCAGGCCCGGCCCAAGATCGACGCCTGGGCCAAGGTCACCGGGGAGACCAGGTACGCGGACGACATCGCCCTGCCGCGGATGGCTTACGGCCGACTCCTGCGAAGCCCGCATCCGCATGCCCTCATCAGGCGCATCGACACCTCGCGGGCCCGGGCGCTGCCCGGCGTCTACGCCGTGATCACCGGACGCGACTTCCCGCCGGGGAAGTACGGCATCCTCCCCGTCTCCCAGGACGAGGAGGCGCTCTGCGTGGAGAAGGTGCGGATGGTGGGGGATGCGGTGGCCGCCGTGGCGGCCGTGGACGAGGAGACGGCCGAGCGGGCGCTCCGCCTCATCGAGGTCCGCTACGAGGTGCTCCCCCCGCTCATGTCCATCGAGGACTCGCTGGCCCATCCCGAGGTGCGCATCCAGGAGTACGGCGACGGCCCCAACGTCCACAAGGCGGTGGCACTCCAGTTCGGTGACGTGGAGGCGGCCTTCCGCCAGGCCGCCCTCGTGCGCGAGGACGTCTTCTACTTCGAGGGCAACACGCATCTGCCCATGGAGGAACACTGCGCCGTCGCCCACTGGGGGCCGGACGGCAAGCTGACGCTCTGGTCGTCGACGCAGTCGCCGCACTACGTGCACCGGCTGCTGGAGAAGATCCTGGATGTGCCGCGGGCGCATATCCGCGTCATCGCGGCGCCCGTGGGCGGCGGCTTCGGCGGCAAGACCGATCCCTTCTCCCACGAGCTCGCCGCGTGCAAGCTCTCCGAGGTCTCGGGCCGCCCCGTGAAGATCGCCCTCACCCGCGAGGAGGTCTTCTACTGCCACCGCGGGCGGCATCCGGTGCTCATGTGGATCAAGACCGGCTTCCGGAAGGACGGGGCCATCACCGGCATGCACTTCCGGTCCTGGCTCGACGGCGGGGCCTATGGCTCCTACGGCGTGGCCTCGACCTTCTACACGGGGGTGCTCCAGACCGTCACCTACAAGGTGCCCGTGTACCGCTTCGAGGGGGCGCGCATCTTCACCAACAAGCCGCCCTGCGGCCCCAAGCGCGGGCATGGCACCCCGCAGCCGCGCTTCGCGCTGGAGTGCCAGCTCGACAAGGCCGCCGAGCAGCTCGGCCTCGATCCGGCCGAGATGCGCCGGCGCAATGCGGCGGAGCCCTTCACCAAGACCGCCAACCATCTCACCGTCACCACCACGGGGCTCGTCGAGTGCATCGACCGGGTGGTGGAGGCCTCGGGCTGGCGCGAGAAGCACGGCCGGCTGCCCCGGGGGCGCGGCATCGGGCTGGCCTGCTCCTCGTATCTCACGGGGGCGGGCACGGCCATCTACTGGAACGACATGCCCCACTCGGGGGTGGTCGTCAAGGCCGACCGAGGCGGTGGCGTCGCCGTCCTCTCCGGCACCACCGACATCGGCCAGGGGTCGGACTCGGTGCTGGCCTATCTCGTGGCCGAGGTGCTGGGCATCGAGCCAAAGGACATCCGCGTCCACCCGGCCGACACGGATCTCACGCCCGTGGATCTCGGCTCCTACTCCTCGCGCGTCACACTCATGGCGGGCAATGCGGCCATCCAGGCGGCCGAGCGGCTCCGCGCCAGGCTCTTCGAGGCCGCCGCCAAGAAGCTCGGCGTCACCGTCTCGGACATGGCCGCGCGCGACCGCCGGGTCTTCGTGCGAGACGAGGAGGACCGGGGCATGAGCTTCGCCGAAGCCGTGGTCCTCGCGGAGAGCATGCACGGGGTGCTGGCCTTCCCCGGGTCCTACGCGCCGCCCAAGCGGGCGGGGAAGTACAAGGGGGGCGGCGTGGGGCCCTCGCCCTGCTACTCCTACTCGGCCTGCGTGGTGGAGGTGGACGTGGACGCCGAGACCGGCGAGGTGCGGCCCCGCGAGGTGTGGGTGGCGCATGACGTCGGGCGGGCGCTGAACCCGCTCCTCGTGGAGGGCCAGGTCGAGGGCTCCATCTACATGGGGCTGGGCGAGGTCCTCATGGAGGAGCAGGTCTTCCGCAAGGGCGTGCACAAGATCCCCTCGCTCCTCGATTACAAGAGCCCCACGTCACTGGACATGCCGGAGGTGCACACGATCCTCGTCGAGACCGACGACCCCGAGGGGCCGTTCGGCGCCAAGGAGGCGGGGCAGGGGCCGCTGCTGCCGGTGATCCCCGCCGTCGCCAACGCCGTCTACGACGCGGTCGGCGTCAGGGTCGACGAGACGCCCATCACCCCGGACAAGGTCGTCCGCGGGCTCGAGCTCGGGCGCCAGGGCAAGCCCGCCCGCGTGGGGCCCGAGCGCTTGCCGGTCTTCACCTTCCCCGAGCCGCGCGCCGTCGAGTCGGCCTTCGGACAGCCCGCCGACAGCGTCGCCGAGAGGCCCTTCGCATCATGA
- a CDS encoding (2Fe-2S)-binding protein has protein sequence MKTQLSLTVNGEERDVLVAVHKTLLEVLREDLGLTGTKHGCELGECGACTVLVDGEPVLSCLTLPVECQGREITTVEGLAEGGRLHPLQQAFAELGAAQCGYCTPGMLLSARALLDGHPVPTRDEVREALAGNLCRCTGYSKILDAVELAGLRMRRGGQPERRESPARAMVEGRA, from the coding sequence ATGAAGACCCAGCTGAGCCTGACCGTGAACGGCGAGGAGCGCGACGTCCTCGTCGCCGTGCACAAGACCTTGCTCGAGGTCCTCCGCGAGGACCTCGGTCTCACCGGCACCAAGCACGGCTGTGAGCTGGGCGAGTGCGGCGCCTGCACCGTCCTCGTGGACGGCGAGCCGGTGCTGTCCTGTCTCACGCTGCCCGTCGAGTGCCAGGGACGCGAGATCACCACCGTCGAGGGGCTGGCCGAGGGGGGGAGGCTCCACCCGCTCCAGCAGGCCTTCGCGGAGCTGGGGGCGGCCCAGTGCGGCTACTGCACGCCAGGGATGCTGCTCAGCGCACGGGCGCTGCTCGATGGTCACCCGGTGCCGACCCGCGACGAGGTGCGGGAGGCCCTGGCGGGCAACCTCTGCCGCTGCACCGGCTACAGCAAGATCCTCGACGCCGTGGAGCTGGCGGGACTCCGCATGCGGCGCGGGGGGCAGCCCGAGCGACGCGAGTCGCCGGCCCGGGCCATGGTGGAGGGCCGGGCATGA